Part of the Vigna angularis cultivar LongXiaoDou No.4 chromosome 1, ASM1680809v1, whole genome shotgun sequence genome, GGCCGCTGCATCCATTGTTTTCCGACACTCTAACCCTGTTTATTCTCACGAACTTCTAACTCACGCCTATCAGGTAAACACTCGatcaactaaattttatttatttatttttatttagttattgcATTGAAGTGTAAAGGCAGCGAAAGGGTGAAAACGTAGTGAGCATGAGTTGTTGTTGAGAACAGCACTGTCAGTGAAGTGAAGCGGTTGGAGTTAATAGGCAGTTACACTTTTATGAGCTTTTGTCAGAGTCGTTATTGCGACCAAGTTGGGCCGCGTAGGTTACGGTTGCATTTGCACCAAAAAGTTACTAACATTAAATCACAACATTGTccctttatttttctaataactCTACATAGTAACTAAATCAACTAAAGCATGGtatatcaaaaatattttttcttttgaattattttattttatgacttTATGTACCGacactatttattttttgtttgacgaaaatataaatattgttttaatctcacataaaaaaatatatttattttgttggaaTGCATTACCTAATTCTTGTGCTATAAAAAAGAATGGAATGAATATAGTATCTAGAATTTGTGTCCCATGAAAAATGCTTTTTGTAcacttgttaattttttttcccacCGCTTTTTCTTTGGTTACCTTTAATGAGCAAATATGTTCACcgcaatttcttttttcttataataattaaagaagTGTGAACGGAATATTTTAGgagaaaagtaaaatttgtttacAGATGAGTTCACCTACTGATCCTTTCAATACATTCTCATTttatagataatatttttattttatttgtttttttttactgtacTGAGAATTAATACTAAAGATTGTGGtccaaaaataaatttggttGTTATGTTTAAATGGGAAgatggagaagaaagaagagtgGGGTGGTCTCTGATGGGTCGGCGAAGGGACAGTCTTACCCATGTGTTGTGTAGCCCCTTGGAGGATCCTAACCTTCCTTCAAAATGCTTTCACATCACACATAAATCAAACTTCGTTATTGCCATTATACCCTCTCACGTGGCCATACTGTCGGTGCTATATTTGGCACAAATAACACTTTGGTACTTGTTTGGTGTGTATTTACTTTACCACCACTCTTATGGggtcttaaaataaaaataaataaatctctaTGTGTACTGGTTTTTTAAACTGGTACTGGTTATATCCTATCGATATTTTCTCCTACCTTATACTTTACTCTTTCACCAACTTCTGGATTCCGTTTCTGTTTGCTGTCACTGTTCTTGATAGGTGAAAAACATGTTgcatttaattattcatttattagaGTTCGACTGATGAAGAGAGAAAGATGCTTCTGATATTCTGGTCTTAATAAGGCTCTtaagtaaaaacaaatatacTATTTGGGTCAGATCTGGATCTGATGACCCCTCTGGTATCTGTTATTTTAGTTGCATCTAATAAATAAGGATAACCAATAGGTTGATTTAATAAATGTTTCACCAACTTAGctaagattaattaattaattcattgaATGAGAACAGTGAAAGTGAATCCACTTTACTCCCTTCCATCCATTTCCACCAGGACCTGCTCAACTGATTCTCCTTGGCTTTGTTCTGTTCATTTCAGTTGTTCGATTTTGCTGACAAATACAGAGGCAAATATGACAGCAGCATTACAGTTGCCCAGAAGTATTACAGATCAATCAGTGGCTACAATGTATGTTTATCAGTTTTGATTATGTTCTCTTCTCTGTATTAAATatgaacaaatttaaaatttttccctttttaaaaagtaacatgAACGTGAAATTATTGGCTTGAATTAGAATTAATATAAACAAGCAATGGTAAATAGGAGCAAACAAATGTAATTGTTGATTGAGTTTTGGTCATTGTGGTTGCAGGATGAATTGCTCTGGGCTGCTGCTTGGTTGTATCAAGCATCTAACAATCAGTATTACTTGGATTACCTTGGAAGAAATGGTGATTCCATGGGTGGAACTGGTTGGACCATGACTGAATTTGGTTGGGATGTTAAGTATGCCGGGGTTCAGACATTGGTTGCCAAGGTACAAACACATTCTTAGCTTCTTTTTTTgcttattttatcaaatattggCAGCTAGCTAAGAATCTTTCGTTGTTATTTCCTTGCAGTTCTTGTTGCAGGGAAAAGCTGGTCATCATGCTCCAGTTTTCGAGAGATATCAGCAGAAGGCCGAATCTTTCATGTGTTCGTGCCTTGGAAAGGGTTCTCGCAATGTTCAGAAGACTCCTGGTGGCCTCATTTTCCGCCAGAGATGGAACAACATGCAGTTTGTCACAAGTGCCTCGTTTTTAGCCACTGTCTATTCTGACTACCTTGCTTCATCTGGTAGGAACTTGAGATGTAATTCAGGCAATGTTGCCCCTGCTGAACTTCTCTCCCTTGCAAAGTCTCAGGTAATTCAACCTCCTGCATTCCATTTTGTAGTTCGTGTACTAGAAAGTAAGTTTCAGTGGGAACTAAAACTTGACATGCTTAATCTTCAGGTGGACTACCTTCTTGGAAACAACCCAAGAGCAACTAGTTACATGGTGGGCTATGGAAACAACTTTCCACAAAGGGTTCATCACCGAGGTTCATCCATTGTTTCGATCAAGGTTAACCCTTCATTTGTCAGCTGCCGGGGAGGTTATGATACTTGGTTTAGCAGCAAAAGGAGTGACCCCAACCTACTCACTGGTGCTCTTGTTGGTGGACCTGATGCGTATGATGACTTTGCTGATGAAAGAGATAACTATGAGCAGACAGAGCCAGCAACCTATAACAACGCTCCTCTCATCGGTATTCTAGCACGTCTGAATGGAGGTCATGGTGGCTATAACCAGCTTCTTCCAGGTATTGCCACCATTAATCTTGCTGTATGCCTTTTTCTGTTAACACTCTTTGATAATGTTGTAATCggctttgatatcttccttgcaGTTGTTCCCGCTACTAAACCTGTTGTTATCAATCCTCGACCATCCCCCAATACCAAGACAACTCCATCTCCAGGTACTGTTTGTCTAGTCACTTCACTAATTCACTTGCACAATGTATATTGCTTAATTAACCGACAAGTACTAGAAACTAAAAGGGTATGTATATGTTGAGATCGACATCTAACGGGAATTTCTTTTTCAGCTTCATGGTCAGGCCCAATTTCTATTGAACAGAAAATGACCACCTCATGGGTTGCCAATGGAAAAACTTATTACAGATACTCAACAGTGGTGACAAACAAATCTAACAAGAGTCTCAATTCTCTCAATCTTTCGATCTCCAAGCTTTATGGTCCAATCTGGGGTCTCACAAAGTCTGGTGATTCCTACACATTCCCATCATGGCTCAGCTCACTAGCTGCAGGCAAAAGCCTTGAATTTGTCTACATCCATTCAACTTCTCCAGCAGATGTCTCTGTGGCTAACTACGTGTTGGCCTGAGAGGTTTGACTTTGCTTTGAAGTGAAATGAGAACAGTTTACTGCTTTGTTGTGTAAGACTGTGTAGCCATACAAATGTGCAGTGAGGAGAGGGTGTTTACgtttttacttttctattttggtgtcaaatcttcttcttctcttgtgTATTTTGCATTTCAGTAGGTTAGATCAAAGTAGGTAGATTATATAAGATGGAAGGACCGGAGCAGAAAGGAGTGAAGAGACAAAAGGGCAGAGCTCATCCTCTTTCTCTCCGCTTTACAACTTATATACAGTGAGTGATACAAGACAGACAACGAAACAGGGTTGTTgagaagtttaaaaaaaaatgaacttctCAATATTTGAGAGAAGAGTCATCACTTGTATTTTTCAACAGCTTTGGATGTCTTTTCTGTGTTTGATGTTGTAAGCTTTGCAGCATTTTGTACT contains:
- the LOC108322956 gene encoding endoglucanase 6, whose translation is MEKLICMFLFLLLLVPPFTSAGHDYGQALSKSLLFFEAQRSGYLPHNQRVSWRAHSGLQDGKASGVDLVGGYYDAGDNVKFGLPMAFTVTMMSWSIIEYGKQMAASGELGHAMEAVKWGTDYFIKAHPQANVLYGEVGDGNTDHYCWQRPEDMTTDRHAYKIDPSNPGSDLAGETAAAMAAASIVFRHSNPVYSHELLTHAYQLFDFADKYRGKYDSSITVAQKYYRSISGYNDELLWAAAWLYQASNNQYYLDYLGRNGDSMGGTGWTMTEFGWDVKYAGVQTLVAKFLLQGKAGHHAPVFERYQQKAESFMCSCLGKGSRNVQKTPGGLIFRQRWNNMQFVTSASFLATVYSDYLASSGRNLRCNSGNVAPAELLSLAKSQVDYLLGNNPRATSYMVGYGNNFPQRVHHRGSSIVSIKVNPSFVSCRGGYDTWFSSKRSDPNLLTGALVGGPDAYDDFADERDNYEQTEPATYNNAPLIGILARLNGGHGGYNQLLPVVPATKPVVINPRPSPNTKTTPSPASWSGPISIEQKMTTSWVANGKTYYRYSTVVTNKSNKSLNSLNLSISKLYGPIWGLTKSGDSYTFPSWLSSLAAGKSLEFVYIHSTSPADVSVANYVLA